The window AGACATGATTGCGGTCGATCGCGCGCGCGATGACGTGCAGTTTGGGATAGTGCTTGGTCGCGTACTTCACGAGCTTGTCGATCTGCTCACGCTCATCCATCGCGACGACCAGAAGCCGCGCCTTATCGATGCCGGCGGAGTGCAGCAGGTCTGGCCTTGTCGCATCGCCGAAATAGGTGCGGAAGCCGAACTTGCGAACGATTTCGAGCTGGTGGCTGTCATAGTCGATGACGGTGGTGGAATGACCCGCCGCTTGCAGCATGCGGTCGACGATGCCGCCTACCCTGCCCCTGCCCGCGATAATCACGGGGTTCTCTTCGTCGATCGTATCCGGTTCCAATTCGTCGCCCGTGCAGTAGGCATGCGCGATGAGCTTGTCGTAGAGGATGAACAGCAGCGGCGTGACCAGCATGGTGAGCGCCACGATGAGCAGCAACAGGTCCGCGAATTCAGGGGCGAAGACCGCATTGGCGACCGCGAAGGCGATCAGCACAAAGGCAAACTCGCCCGCTTGCGGAAGACTGAGACAGAACAGCCAGAGCGCCTGCCTCCTCAGACCATAAAGCCTCCCCACCACAAACAGCACGGCCAGTTTCGCCGCGATGGTGACGGCCGCCCAGAAGACTACGTCTTGCCAGACTTGCTGGGCGAGCACGAAGTCGATGCCCGCTCCCACCGTGATGAAGAACAGGCCAAGTAGCAGCCCCTTGAAGGGATTGATGTCGCTTTCGAGTTCGTGCCGGTATTCGCTCGTGGCGAGGACTACGCCTGCGACAAAGGCACCAAGCGCGGGCGACAGGCCGACGAGCGACATGAGAAGGGCAATCCCGATGACAACCACGAGAGCGGCGGCCGTGAACAGTTCGCGCAGGTTCGCCGCTGCGATGTAACGGAAAAGCGGGCGGATCGCGTAAATGCCGATGCCGACGACCGCTGCCACCGCCGCGATGCGCGACAGGGCGGCGAGCCACACCGACATGTTCGCCGTCAGGTCAAGTCCACCATGTCCTCCTTCGCCATGGCCGGTACCACTGGCGTAGAGTTCCGGCATGGCCAAAACGGGCAGCAGCGCCAGGATCGGAATCACCGCGACGTCCTGCACCAGCAGGACCGAGAAGCTGGCTTCCCCGCCTTCGCTGCGCAACAGGTTCTTCTCGGTCAGCGTCTGGACGATGATTGCGGTCGAGGAGAGCGCCAGCACCATGCCGATCGCCAGTGCAGTCTGCCATGGCTGGGCATCGATCAGGGCAATTCCCATGATGGCGAGCGTAGTCAGCACAACCTGCCCGCCGCCCAGCCCCAGCAGCTTGCCGCGCATCGCCCAGAGCCGCTTCGGCTCCATCTCGAGGCCGATGATGAACAGCATCATCACCACCCCGAATTCGGCGAAGACCTGAAGCGCCTCGACATCGACATTCAGCGCGCCCAGCACGGGACTGATCGCCATGCCGGCAAGGAGGTAGCCGAGCACCGAACCGAGCCCGAACCGGCTCGCCAGCGGCACGGCAACAACCCCCGCAACGAGGATCAGGAAGGCGAGGATCAGGAAACCGGTTATCTCGCCATCCCCCTAATTGCGGCGCAGCTCAGATATGCAGCGCCCTGCCGTAGCTCGCAAGCACGCTCTCGTGCATACTTTCGCTTATGGTCGGGTGCGGGAAGACGGTGTTCATCAGCTCCGCTTCCGTAGTCTCCAGCGTCTTGCCGACGACGAAGCCCTGGATCATCTCGGTCACTTCCGCGCCGACCATGTGCGCGCCGAGCAGTTCGCCTGTCTTCGCATCGAACACGGTCTTCACGAAGCCTTCCGCCTCGCCCAGCGCAATGGCCTTGCCATTGCCGATGAAGGGGAAGGTGCCCGCCTTGACATTGTAGCCCGCTTCCTTGGCTTTTTCTTCGGTCAGGCCGACGCTGGCGATCTGCGGGTGGCAGTAGGTGCAGCCGGGGATGTTGCCACGGTCGAGCGGGTGCGGATGGACGTCCTTGTTGCCCAATTCCTTGGCGATCGCCTCTGCAGTGGTGACGCCTTCATGGCTCGCCTTGTGCGCAAGCCACGGACCCGGCGTGCAGTCGCCGATGGCCCACAGGCCCTTGGACTTGGTACGGCCATAGGGATCGATCTGGATGAAGCCGCGGTCCATTTCGACCAGCTTTTCGAGGCCGACGTTCTCCGTGTTCGGCACAATGCCGATGGCGACGATGCAGTGGCTGAACTCGGTCTCGGAGACCTTGCCGTCCTTGGCCTTGATCTTGGCCTTCACGCCCTTGTCGGAGACCTTGATGTCCTCGACGCCCGCGCCGGTCATGATGGTCATGCCCTGCTTGGTCAGGCTCTTCTCGAGGAAGGCGGAGACGTCCTTGTCCTCCACCGGCACGATCCGGTCGAGCATTTCGACCACGGTCACATCGACCCCCATGTCGTTGTAGAAGCTGGCAAACTCGATCCCGATCGCGCCTGACCCGATCACAAGCAGCTTCTTGGGCATTTCGGCCGGCGTCATCGCATGGCGATAGGTCCACACGCGCTTGCCGTCGGCAGGCGCGAACGAAAGGTCACGGGCGCGGGCGCCGGTGGCGACAATCACGTGCTTGGCGGTGAGCTTTTCCTCGCCCTTCTCGCCCTTCACGGTGAGGCTGGTCGGGCCGGTCAGAGTGCCCGTTCCCATGTGCACCGTGATCTTGTTCTTCTTCATCAGGTGCGTGACGCCCTGGTTCAGCTGCTTGGCGACGCCGCGGCTGCGCTTCACCACCGCTTCGAGGTCGGCTTCGATCTTGCCCGCCACCTTCAGGCCATAGGATGCGGCGTGTTCCATGTAGTGCTTGATCTCGGCCGAACGCAGCAGCGCCTTGGTCGGGATGCAGCCCCAGTTGAGGCAGATGCCGCCGAGCAGTTCGCGTTCGACGATGGCGGTCTTCAGGCCCAGCTGCGCGCAGCGGATCGCCGCGACATAGCCGCCGGGTCCGGAGCCGAGAACGATGACGTCGTAATTGGTAGCCATTTGGATTTAGCCTTCGGTTGGTCCGACAGGATGGAACACTTGGAACACGGTCCTGGCACTAAAAAGCCGCCCGGACGCGCGAGGGGAAACGGAATAGGTATTCGGGTGGGAATGGCGTGCGGTCATGCGGCCATTCATGCCACGCGGCGCGGTGTGTAGGACAGCGCTCATGCCCACCGCTCCGCCACCGCGCGGGGACGGTTGTTCTCGTCGAGCAGTACGAATTTGAACGTGCCCTGCGCCACCTTGGTCTCGGCCTCGCCGTTCCGTTCGCGGGCGATGGCTTCGGCACTGATGGTGAGCGAGGTGTTTCCGGTCGCCACGATCTCGCAATAGACCGAGAGTTCGTCGCCCACCTGCATCGCGCCGGGGAAGGCGAAATCGGTAGCCGAGACGACCACCGCCTTGCCCTTACCCTCGCGGCTCGCGAGCGAGCCTGCGCCAAGCGCCATCTGGCTCATCAGCCAGCCGCCGAACACCCCGCCATAGGGGTTGAGGTCGGTCGGCATGGCCGTGACGCGGATGAGGGGGGAGCGGTTAGGCATTGCGGCGCTTGGACTCAACCATCTCGAACCACAGAAGAGCGGAAAGAACTCCTCCGAGGAC of the Qipengyuania gaetbuli genome contains:
- a CDS encoding cation:proton antiporter domain-containing protein, which gives rise to MPLASRFGLGSVLGYLLAGMAISPVLGALNVDVEALQVFAEFGVVMMLFIIGLEMEPKRLWAMRGKLLGLGGGQVVLTTLAIMGIALIDAQPWQTALAIGMVLALSSTAIIVQTLTEKNLLRSEGGEASFSVLLVQDVAVIPILALLPVLAMPELYASGTGHGEGGHGGLDLTANMSVWLAALSRIAAVAAVVGIGIYAIRPLFRYIAAANLRELFTAAALVVVIGIALLMSLVGLSPALGAFVAGVVLATSEYRHELESDINPFKGLLLGLFFITVGAGIDFVLAQQVWQDVVFWAAVTIAAKLAVLFVVGRLYGLRRQALWLFCLSLPQAGEFAFVLIAFAVANAVFAPEFADLLLLIVALTMLVTPLLFILYDKLIAHAYCTGDELEPDTIDEENPVIIAGRGRVGGIVDRMLQAAGHSTTVIDYDSHQLEIVRKFGFRTYFGDATRPDLLHSAGIDKARLLVVAMDEREQIDKLVKYATKHYPKLHVIARAIDRNHVYELWAYGCRDIIRETYDSSLRMGRSAFEALGMDRQQAQAATDAFEEMDRRFMPEVASLYRLDIPYHENEPLMQRVKELRSEWDPILTAQMDEILKRGK
- the lpdA gene encoding dihydrolipoyl dehydrogenase; the encoded protein is MATNYDVIVLGSGPGGYVAAIRCAQLGLKTAIVERELLGGICLNWGCIPTKALLRSAEIKHYMEHAASYGLKVAGKIEADLEAVVKRSRGVAKQLNQGVTHLMKKNKITVHMGTGTLTGPTSLTVKGEKGEEKLTAKHVIVATGARARDLSFAPADGKRVWTYRHAMTPAEMPKKLLVIGSGAIGIEFASFYNDMGVDVTVVEMLDRIVPVEDKDVSAFLEKSLTKQGMTIMTGAGVEDIKVSDKGVKAKIKAKDGKVSETEFSHCIVAIGIVPNTENVGLEKLVEMDRGFIQIDPYGRTKSKGLWAIGDCTPGPWLAHKASHEGVTTAEAIAKELGNKDVHPHPLDRGNIPGCTYCHPQIASVGLTEEKAKEAGYNVKAGTFPFIGNGKAIALGEAEGFVKTVFDAKTGELLGAHMVGAEVTEMIQGFVVGKTLETTEAELMNTVFPHPTISESMHESVLASYGRALHI
- a CDS encoding acyl-CoA thioesterase translates to MPNRSPLIRVTAMPTDLNPYGGVFGGWLMSQMALGAGSLASREGKGKAVVVSATDFAFPGAMQVGDELSVYCEIVATGNTSLTISAEAIARERNGEAETKVAQGTFKFVLLDENNRPRAVAERWA